Proteins encoded together in one Ferroglobus placidus DSM 10642 window:
- the hypF gene encoding carbamoyltransferase HypF codes for MFRIIVSGVVQGVGFRPFVYRLAKEMKLRGYVKNCGDGTVEIVIDREVEEFVERLKKEIPDRAKIENIRIEKFEGFFDDFKIIESGGKTGILSLPPPDIAVCEDCLKEVFDEKDRRYLYPFTTCTSCGQRFSVSERLPFDRENTTLAEFPLCEDCRREYENPDDRRFYAQSIACPACGPNYELLPKGVFGVEAVKEAARMIDSGSFVAIKGIGGIHLSCLTENEIVWKLRKILRRPQQPFAVMVRDIEAAKNLAELSEEEIEELKSFRRPILVCKKRVDLEAVAPKLDTIGIMLPYTPLHYILFKFLKAEAVVMTSANFPSEPMATSFEELKVPYDAFLNHNMRIANRVDDSVVKFVNGRRMIIRRSRGFVPEPIELDIKSEAVAVGAELYNSLCFLKEGKAVMSQYIGNTANFKTFNEFFKRALFHFKNYLDLKPEFVVADMHPLYNTSIFAEKFGEEIGAEVLKVQHHFAHAFSVMAEKKIDEAIAIAVDGVGYGMDGKIWGGEVLYINLDSMEFERVGRLETIHLLGGDLAVERPLRVLFSIIYSQTGSWEELKYYEKYLKKGESFETFEELLKKRIGVVEASSAGRVLDAASAMLEICFERTYEGEPAMKLEAVAEESENYYDPIIETSWEISKFSSPFDGRGRRGEVKVLKIGEVFEDALKRYLSGERRGKIAYQIMSYLARGLSEIASEFEAPLIVSGGVAYNSIFQKEIGRNFYTNELVACGDNGISLGQVYALKVIE; via the coding sequence GTGTTCAGGATAATCGTTTCGGGAGTTGTGCAGGGAGTGGGCTTTCGTCCGTTCGTTTACAGGCTCGCGAAGGAAATGAAGTTAAGAGGATACGTGAAAAACTGCGGAGACGGGACGGTAGAGATAGTCATTGACAGAGAGGTTGAAGAATTCGTTGAAAGGCTTAAAAAGGAGATTCCGGATAGAGCAAAAATCGAAAACATAAGAATTGAGAAGTTCGAGGGCTTCTTCGACGATTTTAAAATTATAGAAAGCGGAGGGAAGACCGGAATTTTAAGCTTACCTCCGCCAGATATAGCCGTATGCGAAGACTGCCTGAAGGAGGTTTTCGACGAAAAGGACAGAAGATATCTCTATCCATTCACAACTTGCACTTCCTGCGGTCAGAGGTTTTCAGTCTCCGAAAGGCTGCCTTTCGACAGGGAAAATACTACTCTCGCAGAATTCCCCCTTTGCGAGGACTGCAGAAGAGAATACGAAAATCCCGATGATAGAAGGTTTTACGCTCAGTCCATAGCTTGTCCAGCTTGCGGTCCTAACTACGAGCTTTTGCCGAAGGGAGTTTTCGGAGTTGAAGCGGTAAAAGAAGCGGCTAGAATGATAGACTCCGGAAGTTTCGTTGCGATAAAAGGGATAGGTGGAATACACCTCTCCTGCCTAACCGAAAACGAGATCGTCTGGAAGCTTAGGAAGATACTTCGTCGCCCTCAGCAACCGTTTGCTGTGATGGTTAGAGACATTGAAGCCGCAAAGAATCTTGCTGAGCTGAGCGAAGAGGAGATTGAAGAACTTAAAAGTTTCAGAAGACCGATTTTGGTGTGTAAAAAGAGGGTTGATCTTGAGGCTGTGGCTCCAAAGCTCGATACGATAGGGATAATGCTGCCCTACACACCTTTGCACTACATTCTCTTCAAATTTTTAAAAGCTGAAGCCGTTGTTATGACCTCTGCGAACTTCCCCAGCGAGCCGATGGCGACGAGTTTCGAAGAGCTTAAAGTTCCCTACGACGCTTTTTTGAATCACAACATGAGGATAGCGAACAGAGTTGACGACAGCGTCGTGAAGTTCGTCAACGGGAGAAGAATGATCATAAGAAGATCTCGCGGATTCGTTCCAGAACCTATTGAGCTGGACATCAAATCCGAAGCTGTTGCTGTTGGAGCAGAGCTTTACAACTCCCTCTGCTTTTTAAAGGAAGGAAAAGCCGTTATGAGTCAGTACATCGGCAACACCGCGAACTTCAAAACCTTCAACGAATTTTTCAAAAGAGCGTTGTTCCACTTCAAAAACTACCTCGACCTTAAGCCGGAATTTGTAGTAGCTGACATGCACCCACTGTACAACACCTCCATCTTCGCCGAAAAGTTTGGAGAGGAGATAGGAGCGGAGGTTTTGAAAGTTCAGCACCACTTCGCTCACGCCTTCAGCGTTATGGCTGAGAAGAAGATTGATGAGGCAATCGCTATTGCTGTTGATGGAGTAGGTTACGGGATGGACGGAAAAATATGGGGTGGAGAAGTTCTCTACATAAACCTCGACTCAATGGAGTTCGAAAGGGTCGGTAGGCTCGAAACGATCCATCTCCTCGGAGGAGACTTGGCTGTCGAAAGACCCCTCAGAGTTCTCTTCTCGATAATTTACTCTCAAACCGGCAGCTGGGAGGAACTAAAATATTACGAGAAGTATTTGAAGAAAGGGGAGAGCTTCGAGACTTTCGAGGAGCTTTTGAAAAAGAGGATCGGAGTCGTCGAAGCGTCATCAGCCGGAAGAGTTCTCGACGCTGCTTCAGCGATGCTCGAAATCTGTTTTGAAAGAACCTACGAAGGTGAGCCGGCTATGAAGCTCGAAGCGGTAGCTGAAGAAAGCGAGAATTACTACGATCCGATTATAGAAACCTCTTGGGAAATCTCAAAATTTTCGTCGCCTTTCGACGGAAGAGGGAGGAGAGGAGAAGTTAAAGTTCTGAAAATAGGAGAAGTTTTCGAAGACGCTTTGAAAAGGTATCTGAGCGGAGAGAGAAGGGGAAAAATAGCGTATCAAATTATGAGTTACCTCGCAAGAGGCTTGAGCGAAATAGCCTCGGAATTTGAAGCTCCCCTCATAGTTTCGGGAGGCGTAGCTTACAATTCTATCTTTCAGAAGGAGATAGGAAGAAATTTTTATACGAACGAGCTCGTTGCGTGCGGAGACAACGGGATTTCTCTCGGGCAAGTTTACGCTTTGAAGGTGATAGAATGA
- the hypA gene encoding hydrogenase maturation nickel metallochaperone HypA encodes MHEFSYAQALVENALRIAESKKAKKVKKVVVEIGSLLLINPEQLRFCYEVITKNTILDGSELEIINSEALLICESCGRKYKELTSVCECGGFLKVESGDEFVLRRIVMEVEDAQN; translated from the coding sequence GTGCACGAGTTCAGCTACGCACAAGCTTTAGTTGAAAACGCTTTGAGAATAGCGGAAAGCAAAAAGGCTAAGAAGGTGAAAAAAGTCGTTGTGGAAATCGGTTCTCTTCTTCTGATAAATCCCGAACAGCTGAGGTTTTGCTATGAGGTGATAACGAAAAATACTATCCTTGATGGGAGCGAGCTTGAAATAATAAACAGCGAAGCTCTTTTAATTTGCGAGAGTTGTGGGAGAAAATACAAGGAACTTACTTCTGTGTGCGAGTGCGGAGGGTTTTTAAAAGTGGAAAGTGGGGACGAATTCGTGCTCAGAAGAATTGTCATGGAGGTGGAGGATGCACAGAATTGA